A single window of Zea mays cultivar B73 chromosome 10, Zm-B73-REFERENCE-NAM-5.0, whole genome shotgun sequence DNA harbors:
- the LOC732841 gene encoding oil yellow 1, protein MPLLPLLPVMASTFSPTSAARALLPGSTSRPLFLAASASSGRIQPSRKGLDFRRGRFTVCNVAAPTAAEQEATASAAKETQRPVYPFAAIVGQDEMKLCLLLNVIDPKIGGVMIMGDRGTGKSTTVRSLVDLLPDIRVVVGDPFNSDPDDPEVMGPEVRQRVLQGDTGLPVTTAKITMVDLPLGATEDRVCGTIDIEKALTEGVKAFEPGLLAKANRGILYVDEVNLLDDHLVDVLLDSAASGWNTVEREGISISHPARFILIGSGNPEEGELRPQLLDRFGMHAQVGTVRDAELRVKIVEERARFDRDPKTFRESYHDEQEKLQQQISSARSNLGAVQIDHDLRVKISKVCSELNVDGLRGDIVTNRAAKALAALKGRDSVTVEDIATVIPNCLRHRLRKDPLESIDSGLLVIEKFYEVFS, encoded by the exons ATGCCCCTTCTTCCTCTCCTCCCCGTCATGGCTTCCACCTTCTCCCCCACTTCCGCCGCGAGGGCCCTCCTCCCGGGCTCCACCTCCCGCCCACTCTTCCTCGCCGCTTCAGCTTCCTCAG GGCGCATTCAACCATCCAGGAAGGGACTGGACTTCCGCCGCGGCCGATTCACCGTCTGCAATGTCGCCGCTCCCACCGCCGCCGAACAG GAGGCGACGGCGTCGGCCGCGAAGGAGACCCAGCGCCCCGTGTACCCGTTCGCGGCCATCGTGGGGCAGGACGAGATGAAGCTCTGCCTGCTGCTCAACGTCATCGACCCCAAGATCGGCGGCGTCATGATCATGGGCGACAGGGGCACGGGGAAGTCCACCACCGTCCGCTCCCTCGTCGACCTGCTCCCGGACATCCGCGTCGTCGTCGGCGACCCCTTCAACTCCGACCCGGACGACCCCGAGGTCATGGGCCCCGAGGTCCGCCAGCGGGTCCTGCAGGGGGACACCGGCCTCCCCGTCACCACCGCCAAGATCACCATGGTCGACCTGCCCCTCGGCGCCACCGAGGACCGCGTCTGCGGCACCATTGACATCGAGAAGGCGCTCACCGAGGGCGTCAAGGCGTTCGAGCCCGGCCTGCTCGCCAAGGCCAACAGGGGCATACTGTACGTCGACGAGGTCAACCTGCTGGACGACCACCTCGTCGACGTGCTGCTGGATTCCGCTGCGTCGGGGTGGAACACGGTGGAGAGGGAGGGTATCTCCATATCCCACCCTGCTCGCTTCATCCTCATCGGCTCTGGTAACCCGGAGGAAGGGGAGCTCAGGCCCCAGCTGCTGGACCGGTTCGGGATGCACGCGCAGGTTGGTACCGTCAGGGACGCCGAGCTCAGGGTGAAGATCGTGGAGGAGAGGGCTCGTTTCGACAGGGATCCGAAGACGTTCCGTGAGTCGTATCATGACGAGCAGGAGAAGCTCCAGCAGCAGATATCATCTGCACGGAGTAACCTTGGCGCTGTGCAGATTGACCATGACCTCCGTGTCAAGATATCCAAGGTGTGCTCTGAGTTGAACGTTGATGGACTCAGAGGTGACATTGTGACTAACAGGGCTGCCAAGGCGCTGGCTGCGTTGAAAGGAAGGGACAGCGTCACCGTGGAGGACATTGCTACTGTCATTCCAAACTGCTTGAGGCATCGGCTCCGCAAGGATCCGCTTGAATCCATTGACTCGGGTTTACTTGTCATTGAGAAGTTTTATGAAGTCTTTAGCTAG
- the LOC732841 gene encoding oil yellow 1 isoform X1 has translation MPLLPLLPVMASTFSPTSAARALLPGSTSRPLFLAASASSGNRHLTFPSPYSLCFPARSSASAESNTPPYRPPGTLAGRIQPSRKGLDFRRGRFTVCNVAAPTAAEQEATASAAKETQRPVYPFAAIVGQDEMKLCLLLNVIDPKIGGVMIMGDRGTGKSTTVRSLVDLLPDIRVVVGDPFNSDPDDPEVMGPEVRQRVLQGDTGLPVTTAKITMVDLPLGATEDRVCGTIDIEKALTEGVKAFEPGLLAKANRGILYVDEVNLLDDHLVDVLLDSAASGWNTVEREGISISHPARFILIGSGNPEEGELRPQLLDRFGMHAQVGTVRDAELRVKIVEERARFDRDPKTFRESYHDEQEKLQQQISSARSNLGAVQIDHDLRVKISKVCSELNVDGLRGDIVTNRAAKALAALKGRDSVTVEDIATVIPNCLRHRLRKDPLESIDSGLLVIEKFYEVFS, from the exons ATGCCCCTTCTTCCTCTCCTCCCCGTCATGGCTTCCACCTTCTCCCCCACTTCCGCCGCGAGGGCCCTCCTCCCGGGCTCCACCTCCCGCCCACTCTTCCTCGCCGCTTCAGCTTCCTCAGGTAACCGTCATCTCACATTTCCCTCCCCCTACTCACTCTGTTTCCCAGCTCGCTCATCAGCGAGCGCCGAATCCAACACCCCCCCTTACCGCCCCCCCGGTACACTCGCAGGGCGCATTCAACCATCCAGGAAGGGACTGGACTTCCGCCGCGGCCGATTCACCGTCTGCAATGTCGCCGCTCCCACCGCCGCCGAACAG GAGGCGACGGCGTCGGCCGCGAAGGAGACCCAGCGCCCCGTGTACCCGTTCGCGGCCATCGTGGGGCAGGACGAGATGAAGCTCTGCCTGCTGCTCAACGTCATCGACCCCAAGATCGGCGGCGTCATGATCATGGGCGACAGGGGCACGGGGAAGTCCACCACCGTCCGCTCCCTCGTCGACCTGCTCCCGGACATCCGCGTCGTCGTCGGCGACCCCTTCAACTCCGACCCGGACGACCCCGAGGTCATGGGCCCCGAGGTCCGCCAGCGGGTCCTGCAGGGGGACACCGGCCTCCCCGTCACCACCGCCAAGATCACCATGGTCGACCTGCCCCTCGGCGCCACCGAGGACCGCGTCTGCGGCACCATTGACATCGAGAAGGCGCTCACCGAGGGCGTCAAGGCGTTCGAGCCCGGCCTGCTCGCCAAGGCCAACAGGGGCATACTGTACGTCGACGAGGTCAACCTGCTGGACGACCACCTCGTCGACGTGCTGCTGGATTCCGCTGCGTCGGGGTGGAACACGGTGGAGAGGGAGGGTATCTCCATATCCCACCCTGCTCGCTTCATCCTCATCGGCTCTGGTAACCCGGAGGAAGGGGAGCTCAGGCCCCAGCTGCTGGACCGGTTCGGGATGCACGCGCAGGTTGGTACCGTCAGGGACGCCGAGCTCAGGGTGAAGATCGTGGAGGAGAGGGCTCGTTTCGACAGGGATCCGAAGACGTTCCGTGAGTCGTATCATGACGAGCAGGAGAAGCTCCAGCAGCAGATATCATCTGCACGGAGTAACCTTGGCGCTGTGCAGATTGACCATGACCTCCGTGTCAAGATATCCAAGGTGTGCTCTGAGTTGAACGTTGATGGACTCAGAGGTGACATTGTGACTAACAGGGCTGCCAAGGCGCTGGCTGCGTTGAAAGGAAGGGACAGCGTCACCGTGGAGGACATTGCTACTGTCATTCCAAACTGCTTGAGGCATCGGCTCCGCAAGGATCCGCTTGAATCCATTGACTCGGGTTTACTTGTCATTGAGAAGTTTTATGAAGTCTTTAGCTAG